In Vitis vinifera cultivar Pinot Noir 40024 chromosome 4, ASM3070453v1, the genomic window AGAAACACAGTGGCTTGGCATTTGGAcataaatttttacaaaaaagaaaaaatgaaaaaaaaaaaagggtttctAGTATTTTTTGGCAATATATTACATAATAAAAAAGTGATAGAATCACTTCAAAGTGATTCTCCACTTCGAGCATTGAAAAGCGCTTTCAACCCTTTTAAATCACTCCTAATCGAGCTCCAAGTGATTCAACTGCAACAAACCAAACCCTATCGTAGGTTGCAAAGAAAAAACCAATCTAGTCTTCTGGAAATATTTCGATCTCCATGGAGATTGCATAACAAATGGCAAAATTATATGCAATGTGTAGTAGCCACATTACCACAAAATGGCATCACGCTGGTCCATCTGATGCAACTAAAAATTTAGTGTGCAGAAAGCCAGAAACATTATTAATGTGTATACCATTTAGGTAAGCAAATAGGTAGTAGTATCAAACACATTCAGCCTCTACATGAATCATACCCCATCTGGAATTGTTCAGATATCACATGCTTGCAACACCAGGTACCTTCCTCAGCCAAATTTGGCTTAAATGCATCAACAGACAGGCAAATTATTCAGAAAAAAGGATGTTCCTCTGACTCATCAGTATCACAATTCTTGgggaaaaacaaatgaaaagggGAAATTGCCATGTTGGATTACGGTCTCAATTAACTAAACCATGTTACTGAAAAAATATATCCAATGGTGAGCATCATCAGATTGATTCAAATCCAAAGATGATTCTCCTTGATGCAGCACTTAGTGATCAGTGTGATCGCATTCGTGATTCTTCATGCAATACTTAGACATAGTAGCCAGTGAATGTAAATCCTCGTCCTACAATCTCACCAGCACAAAACCAGGCAAAGCACTCCAGCCCAAACAAAGCAGCAATGCCTGCATCCTCGACCTTCATCTCCTGCCTGTTCTTCCATAGTTGCTTGACACAATCAAGTTCCTTCCAAAAGGCCTCATAGCGTCCAGGAATACTGTACCAATAAGTCAATTAGATAAGCTGATCATTGATGATTTAACATGaacaagaaaggaaaaggaGTCCACATTGAATTGCTTGAGGAAACAGTGCATTTTGTTTCGGTAGGAATTTCTTAGCCCAAATTAGCTAGAGTTGTGTATAACTTTTAATCAGAATTCATTTAAGGCAACAGTAATCAGATTTCACAAGAGATTGCATGACAAAGCAGGCTTCTTTTTAAACGATCATATTCTTGGTTGAGGTTTTCTTCTGTCATACAAAACTACATCCATGCTTCAACAAGGATAAAATACAAGAATATTCACAAAGTTCACTAAAAATGAGAGGAATGAAATAGAAATTACACAACAGAATAGAACTGATGCATCCTCATCAAAATTATGGACCACAAGCACTATTCCTTTCAACGCCCAAAGGCATCCAAAAGAAAGTGCAAATCTTTTTTCAGTTGAATGATTGGGTATAAATAATGAAACATAGAGAgtattctttgatattttttacaGCAATAGAAAGATCTATGGAGTCATCACAACAGTTTAACCATATCTAAAAGCACTCATAAAGGAATCCAGAACATAATGCTAATGAGTATGAATTAATAACATGAAATACAAACACGTAATTCACTTCTTTGCCAGATGGTTTTCATAATGAACAATTAGAACCATCAAGAAAGCTCTATCCAACAAGCAGAAAAAATGTCAGTCGAAATATATCATTAGCATGAGCAAGATGACAGAATGCCTCCATTAAATGAAGATGATTGAACAAGAGTTCTAACTAACAGGTGGTATTTAGGAGTAACAGTTGTCAAGCCCAAACTCAGTCAAGTATAGAGACCAATCCAAGCTCAATCAAGGTTGATCTCAATCCAAACCATCCAATCCAAATTCAGCCTCTTGTGTGTATCAAGATGTGCTCAAAATTTGGATGACCTGAATTGAATATCCCATCTAAAAATATCCACGTAGCATAATAGAACATTTTTACTCGAATCCCATATATTTTTTCCTATTGATTTTTTACTTCTAGCAAtctttttttagcattttcccCAGAGATAGCATATGAAACAGATTGGTTCAAgctcatataaaaaaaaaagttcagtCATTCTCAAAAACTTGTAGCCAATATGATGCCAAACTAGCCAAACTTGGGTCAGCCCGTGTATAAttggaacaaaaataaattctcaGAGCTTGGGCTGTAAATGAAGTGAGGGTGTTGTTTTTGGTGTATAATAGTAATtgctttacctatcaaaaataaaaaataacaaaactcTGAGAGTCACCCAAGACAACCTAGATTCAGTCCAATTCAGCCAGCGCACATTTGTGGCAATATTGCCAATATATGCAGAGATCAAACTGTAAAGTCCATTCTAATCATGAGCCCTAAGATGGATTTTCTGCAAACTATTTGAACCTgtataatgaatcaaatattGAGTCAAACATAACACTTGTCAAAGCACAGATTCTTaggtttttaatacaattgagaATCATCAAAATTACAGTCCCAAACCATAAGAGATCAAGGAAAACTGAAAGCAAAATAGTATAATGGACCCAGCAAGTTTGATTGAATGaccaagaaaattgaaatatagATAGTTGGAGTAATTTGATAAACTAACCTGGCAAGACGAGTGTAGAACAATTGTTTCGACAAAAGATTGCATTTCTCCACGGTCGGCGGCTCCTGGATGTACTGCTTATTTTGCTCCATCAGCTGCTTGTAGTAGGCACATCCATGCTTGGCCACGAACTGTGAGGCCTGGGAAGCCTTGGATTGCAGTTGAACCAGTTTGGAAGCCATGAATTCCCACCTAAGAAGACATAGTCATTCACTGTTTCAGATATtgtaaccataaaaaataaaaaattcccaTATATATGGAATCATTCATATGCTTTgtggagaaaatgaaggaaagcaCTTATTGTTAAGAGTGTTTTATTTTGACTTTCacttaaagactttgttttcgaaaacagaaaaaaccaaacatagaaaacaagttttgcaacacattttcaaaaatatttaccggaaaaaaaaaattaatcattcttaaaaattgttacCATACTGTTTTTTATGCTTCAACCGTGCACATTAGCAattgaaaatgattgaaaaaacaAACTCATCATTGTTTCAATtctttgaaaaaggaaattttctCT contains:
- the LOC100267911 gene encoding uncharacterized protein LOC100267911, coding for MASKLVQLQSKASQASQFVAKHGCAYYKQLMEQNKQYIQEPPTVEKCNLLSKQLFYTRLASIPGRYEAFWKELDCVKQLWKNRQEMKVEDAGIAALFGLECFAWFCAGEIVGRGFTFTGYYV